Proteins encoded by one window of Martelella endophytica:
- a CDS encoding M48 family metallopeptidase, translating to MKFLKRPRTAEDKSVIELGERRLPLTVRTNARARRMTLKIEPGGHGVSLTVPPGLARHEVDGFLRRHHDWLMDRVGRLADRGITVEDGCSLPVLGEPHVVRHSGRLRGLTESRVEDGVRVLLVSGPPEATGRRVAEHLKKEAKRILTDRAAFHAAASGKAFKTITFKDTRSRWGSCSSAGNLNFSWRLAMAPPYVIDYLAAHEVAHLTEMNHGPRFWALCRKLCPRTEEARAWLKAEGSFLHAVRF from the coding sequence ATGAAATTCCTCAAACGACCCCGGACCGCGGAAGACAAGAGCGTGATCGAGCTTGGCGAGCGGCGCCTGCCGCTGACCGTGCGCACCAATGCGCGCGCCCGGCGGATGACGCTGAAGATCGAGCCCGGCGGACACGGCGTCAGCCTCACCGTGCCGCCGGGCCTCGCCCGCCACGAGGTCGACGGCTTCCTGCGCCGCCATCACGACTGGCTCATGGACCGCGTCGGCCGGCTAGCCGATCGCGGCATCACGGTCGAGGACGGCTGTAGCTTGCCGGTGCTTGGCGAGCCGCATGTCGTGCGCCACAGCGGCCGCCTCAGGGGCCTCACCGAAAGCCGTGTGGAGGATGGCGTGCGGGTCCTGCTTGTCAGCGGGCCGCCGGAGGCGACCGGCCGGCGTGTCGCAGAGCATCTGAAGAAAGAGGCAAAGCGCATCCTGACCGATCGCGCCGCCTTCCACGCCGCTGCCAGCGGCAAGGCCTTCAAGACGATCACCTTCAAGGATACCCGCAGCCGCTGGGGCTCGTGTTCTTCGGCCGGAAATCTCAATTTCTCGTGGCGCCTTGCCATGGCACCGCCCTATGTCATTGACTATCTTGCAGCTCATGAGGTCGCGCATCTGACGGAGATGAACCACGGGCCGCGCTTCTGGGCGCTTTGCCGCAAGCTTTGCCCGCGCACCGAGGAAGCGCGCGCCTGGCTGAAGGCCGAGGGTTCATTCCTGCATGCCGTCCGGTTCTGA
- the trpA gene encoding tryptophan synthase subunit alpha, protein MTERMEKRFAALKAEGRPALITYFMGGDPDFDTSLQIMKALPKAGADVIELGMPFSDPMADGPAIQMAGLRALKGGQTLVKTLDLARQFRKTDADTPIVMMGYYNPIYIHGVDAFIEDALDAGIDGLIIVDLPPEMDEELCTPALAKGLNFIRLATPTTDEKRLPTVLNNTSGFVYYVSMNGITGSALPDTSKIGAAVARIKAHTDLPVCVGFGVKTAEHARIIGAAADGVVVGTAVVNQIAGSLDANGKGGKDTVDAVATFVRGLSSGVRDARLAAAE, encoded by the coding sequence ATGACCGAACGTATGGAAAAACGCTTTGCCGCATTGAAGGCCGAGGGCCGGCCGGCGCTGATCACCTATTTCATGGGCGGCGATCCGGATTTCGACACCTCGCTTCAGATCATGAAGGCGCTGCCAAAGGCGGGCGCGGATGTGATCGAGCTTGGCATGCCATTTTCCGATCCGATGGCAGATGGCCCCGCGATCCAGATGGCCGGCCTGAGGGCACTGAAGGGTGGCCAGACGCTGGTGAAGACCCTCGACCTCGCCCGGCAATTCCGCAAGACCGACGCCGATACGCCGATCGTGATGATGGGCTATTACAATCCGATCTATATCCATGGCGTCGACGCCTTCATCGAAGATGCGCTCGATGCCGGCATTGACGGCCTGATCATCGTCGACCTGCCGCCGGAGATGGATGAGGAACTCTGCACCCCGGCGCTGGCCAAGGGCCTGAACTTCATTCGCCTGGCCACGCCGACGACGGATGAAAAGCGCCTGCCGACGGTGCTGAACAATACGTCGGGCTTCGTCTACTATGTCTCGATGAACGGCATCACCGGCTCGGCGCTGCCGGATACCTCGAAGATCGGCGCCGCTGTCGCCCGCATCAAGGCGCATACGGACCTGCCGGTCTGCGTCGGCTTTGGCGTCAAGACGGCGGAGCATGCGCGCATCATCGGCGCGGCGGCCGATGGCGTTGTTGTCGGTACCGCGGTGGTCAACCAGATTGCCGGCAGCCTCGATGCGAACGGCAAGGGCGGCAAGGACACGGTTGATGCGGTGGCCACTTTCGTGCGTGGGCTCTCGAGTGGCGTGCGTGACGCCCGGCTTGCGGCGGCGGAGTAA
- a CDS encoding bifunctional folylpolyglutamate synthase/dihydrofolate synthase codes for MPDQSFGAAERVIEHLLQLHPKGIDLSLDRIAVLLAKLGNPHLSLPPVIHIAGTNGKGSASAFSRALLEAAGLSVHVHSSPHLVHWHERFRIGGPGGASAFVDDALLAETLRRVEAANAGVKATVFELLTAAAFVLFADIPADAVILEVGLGGRFDATNIIEKPAVSVVMPISLDHQAYLGDKVELIAAEKAGIMKPGVPVVIGQQDFEAAEEVLIATADRLGCPLHLYGQDFSAHEEHGRLVYQDGDGLLDLPLPALPGRHQYANAAAAIAAVKAAGFSVDEHAVEQAMLNVFWPARLQRLTSGELVQLAPIGSEMWVDGGHNPGAGEVIAEALAGFEERDPRPLFLIIGMINTKDPFGFFEHFAGLAHYVYCAPIRGTEATIDPVALASSAADAGLSAEPVSSISEALEAIAFRLKPDQPAPRILIGGSLYFAGNALAENGTPPL; via the coding sequence ATGCCTGACCAATCATTCGGCGCCGCCGAGCGGGTCATCGAACACCTGCTTCAGCTCCATCCCAAGGGCATCGACCTTTCGCTCGACAGGATCGCCGTGCTCCTTGCCAAGCTCGGCAATCCGCATCTGTCGCTGCCGCCCGTTATCCACATTGCGGGCACCAACGGCAAGGGCTCGGCAAGCGCCTTTTCGCGCGCGCTGCTGGAGGCGGCGGGGCTGTCCGTTCATGTCCATTCCTCCCCCCACCTCGTCCACTGGCACGAGCGCTTCCGCATCGGTGGGCCCGGCGGCGCCAGCGCTTTTGTCGATGATGCTCTCCTCGCCGAAACCCTGCGCCGTGTCGAAGCGGCGAATGCCGGTGTCAAGGCGACGGTGTTCGAGCTGCTGACGGCCGCGGCCTTCGTGCTGTTTGCCGATATTCCAGCCGACGCGGTCATTCTCGAAGTCGGCCTCGGTGGCCGTTTCGACGCGACCAACATCATCGAAAAGCCCGCGGTTTCGGTCGTCATGCCGATCTCGCTCGATCATCAGGCCTATCTCGGCGACAAGGTCGAGCTGATTGCCGCGGAAAAGGCGGGGATCATGAAACCTGGCGTGCCGGTGGTCATCGGCCAGCAGGATTTTGAGGCTGCCGAAGAGGTGCTGATTGCCACCGCCGACCGGCTCGGCTGTCCGCTGCATCTCTACGGGCAGGATTTTTCCGCGCATGAGGAGCATGGCCGGCTGGTCTATCAGGATGGCGATGGCCTGCTCGATCTGCCGCTGCCGGCCCTGCCCGGTCGCCACCAGTATGCCAATGCGGCGGCGGCGATCGCGGCGGTCAAGGCTGCCGGATTTTCGGTCGACGAGCATGCTGTCGAACAGGCGATGCTGAACGTGTTCTGGCCGGCGCGCCTGCAGCGTCTGACCAGCGGAGAACTGGTGCAGCTTGCGCCGATCGGCTCCGAGATGTGGGTCGACGGCGGGCACAATCCCGGTGCCGGCGAGGTCATCGCCGAGGCGCTGGCGGGGTTCGAAGAACGCGATCCGCGGCCGCTCTTCCTGATCATCGGCATGATCAACACCAAGGATCCGTTCGGCTTCTTCGAGCATTTCGCCGGTCTCGCCCACTATGTCTACTGCGCCCCGATCCGGGGAACGGAAGCCACCATCGACCCGGTGGCGCTTGCGTCCTCCGCGGCCGATGCAGGGCTTTCGGCCGAGCCTGTGTCTTCGATTTCGGAAGCGCTCGAAGCCATCGCCTTCCGGCTGAAACCCGATCAGCCGGCCCCGCGCATCCTGATCGGCGGCTCGCTCTATTTTGCGGGAAATGCGCTGGCGGAGAACGGCACACCGCCGCTTTGA
- a CDS encoding nitroreductase family protein gives MTDSNHRHSEYPIDPLFLNRWAPRAFDGQPMPKADFLTILDAAHWAPSSGNGQPWRFVYALRGTDGFDDAVGLLMDGNQVWAGNASALVFVISHAKRKSRDGTLVDNATHAFDSGAAWMAAALQAKLMGYETHGMAGIHKDRIAEHYGIPADYAVNMAFVVGKYGHKETLPKPLREREVQSTRKALAEVAFEGSFTAD, from the coding sequence ATGACCGACTCCAACCACCGCCATTCCGAATATCCGATCGACCCGCTGTTTCTGAACCGCTGGGCGCCGCGCGCCTTTGATGGCCAGCCCATGCCGAAAGCGGACTTTCTCACCATCCTCGATGCCGCCCATTGGGCGCCCTCTTCGGGCAACGGCCAGCCATGGCGGTTCGTCTATGCGCTGCGCGGTACGGATGGCTTCGATGATGCCGTCGGGCTGCTGATGGATGGCAACCAGGTCTGGGCGGGAAATGCCTCGGCACTGGTCTTCGTCATTTCACACGCCAAGCGGAAAAGCCGGGACGGCACTCTTGTCGACAACGCAACGCATGCCTTCGACAGCGGTGCGGCCTGGATGGCGGCGGCCCTGCAGGCCAAGCTGATGGGTTACGAGACCCATGGCATGGCCGGCATCCACAAGGACAGGATCGCGGAGCATTACGGCATTCCCGCCGACTACGCGGTCAACATGGCCTTCGTCGTCGGCAAATATGGCCACAAGGAAACCCTGCCCAAACCGCTTCGCGAACGCGAGGTGCAGAGCACACGCAAGGCACTGGCCGAGGTCGCATTCGAGGGCAGTTTCACGGCGGATTGA
- the gyrB gene encoding DNA topoisomerase (ATP-hydrolyzing) subunit B — protein MSDTPETAVGLPAEYGADSIKVLKGLDAVRKRPGMYIGDTDDGSGLHHMVYEVVDNAIDEALAGHADIVTVTLNPDGSVTVTDNGRGIPTDIHTGEGVSAAEVIMTQLHAGGKFDQNSYKVSGGLHGVGVSVVNALSVWLKVRIKRNGKLHEISFTHGVADKPLEVIGDAEGRSGTEITFLPSSETFTMVDFDYDTLEKRLHELAFLNSGVRILLTDNRHAEPVSKEMHYDGGLAAFVAYLDRSKKPLIADPVYISTEKDGITVEVSMWWNDSYHENVLCFTNNIPQRDGGTHMAGFRGALTRQMISYADTSGILKREKVTLSGEDCREGLTAVLSVKVPDPKFSSQTKDKLVSSEVRPVVESCVNDALGQWLEEHPNEARVLVTKIAEAASAREAARRARELTRRKGALDIASLPGKLADCSNRDPAKSELILVEGDSAGGSAKQGRSRETQAILPLRGKILNVERARFDKMLSSQEIGTLITALGTGIGKDEYNPDKLRYHKIIIMTDADVDGAHIRTLLLTFFFRQMPELIERGHLYIAQPPLYKVTRGKSVQYLKHEQALEDYLVEQGLEEAGLHLHTGEVRTGQDLRQVIIDAIRMRNLMEGIHSRYDRHVVEQAAIAGALNADRVSDQAEAERLAADIAARLDMIAEETERGWEGFVRDDGGLRFERTVRGVKEVANIDMSLIGSADARYIDQMQKRLHDVYEKPPLLKRKNGDLTIFGPRAMLEAVFEAGRRGLTMQRYKGLGEMNAEQLWETTMDPNVRSLLQVKVADATSADGLFSRLMGDEVEPRRDFIQDNALSVANLDI, from the coding sequence ATGAGCGATACTCCAGAAACTGCTGTCGGCCTTCCTGCCGAATACGGCGCCGATTCGATCAAGGTTCTGAAGGGCCTTGATGCCGTGCGCAAGCGGCCGGGCATGTATATCGGCGACACGGATGACGGTTCGGGCCTGCATCACATGGTCTACGAGGTGGTCGACAACGCGATCGACGAGGCGCTGGCCGGCCATGCCGACATCGTCACCGTCACGCTCAATCCGGATGGCTCCGTCACCGTGACCGACAACGGCCGCGGCATTCCGACGGATATCCACACCGGCGAAGGCGTTTCCGCTGCCGAAGTCATCATGACCCAGCTCCATGCGGGCGGCAAGTTCGACCAGAATTCCTACAAGGTCTCCGGCGGCCTGCACGGCGTCGGCGTCTCGGTGGTCAATGCGCTCTCGGTCTGGCTCAAGGTGCGCATCAAGCGCAATGGCAAGCTCCACGAGATCTCCTTCACCCACGGCGTTGCCGACAAGCCGCTTGAAGTGATCGGCGATGCGGAAGGCCGTTCCGGCACGGAAATCACCTTCCTGCCGAGTTCCGAAACCTTCACCATGGTCGATTTCGACTATGACACGCTGGAAAAGCGCCTGCACGAGCTTGCCTTCCTGAACTCGGGCGTGCGCATTCTGCTGACCGACAACCGCCATGCCGAGCCGGTGTCGAAGGAGATGCACTATGACGGTGGCCTCGCCGCCTTCGTCGCCTATCTCGACCGTTCGAAGAAGCCGCTGATTGCCGATCCGGTCTATATCTCGACCGAAAAGGACGGCATCACCGTTGAGGTGTCGATGTGGTGGAACGACAGCTACCACGAGAACGTGCTCTGCTTTACCAACAACATCCCGCAGCGCGACGGCGGCACCCATATGGCCGGTTTCCGCGGCGCGCTCACCCGGCAGATGATCAGCTATGCCGACACCTCCGGCATCCTGAAGCGCGAGAAGGTGACGCTTTCCGGCGAAGACTGCCGCGAGGGCCTGACCGCCGTGCTTTCGGTGAAGGTGCCGGATCCGAAGTTCTCCTCGCAGACCAAGGACAAGCTGGTGTCCTCGGAAGTCCGCCCCGTCGTCGAAAGCTGCGTCAACGATGCGCTCGGCCAGTGGCTGGAGGAACATCCGAACGAAGCCCGCGTGCTGGTCACCAAGATCGCCGAGGCGGCGTCGGCCCGCGAGGCCGCGCGCCGCGCCCGCGAACTTACGCGCCGCAAGGGCGCGCTTGATATCGCCTCGCTTCCCGGCAAGCTCGCCGACTGCTCCAACCGTGACCCCGCGAAATCCGAACTGATCCTGGTGGAGGGCGATTCCGCTGGCGGTTCGGCCAAGCAGGGCCGTTCGCGTGAGACCCAGGCGATCCTGCCGCTGCGCGGCAAGATCCTGAACGTCGAGCGTGCCCGCTTCGACAAGATGCTGTCGAGCCAGGAAATCGGCACGCTGATCACAGCACTTGGAACCGGCATCGGCAAGGACGAGTACAATCCGGACAAGCTGCGCTACCACAAGATCATCATCATGACCGATGCTGACGTCGACGGCGCCCACATCCGCACGCTGCTGCTCACCTTCTTCTTCCGGCAGATGCCGGAGCTGATCGAGCGCGGCCACCTCTATATCGCCCAGCCGCCGCTCTACAAGGTGACGCGCGGCAAGTCGGTGCAGTATCTGAAGCATGAGCAGGCGCTCGAGGATTACCTCGTCGAGCAGGGCCTGGAAGAAGCCGGCCTGCATCTGCACACCGGCGAGGTCCGCACCGGGCAGGATCTCCGCCAGGTGATCATCGATGCGATCCGCATGCGCAACCTCATGGAAGGCATCCATTCCCGCTATGACCGCCACGTGGTCGAACAGGCGGCGATTGCCGGCGCGCTCAATGCCGACAGGGTTTCCGATCAGGCCGAGGCCGAGCGCCTTGCCGCCGACATCGCGGCCCGCCTCGATATGATTGCGGAAGAGACCGAGCGCGGCTGGGAAGGCTTTGTCCGCGACGATGGCGGCCTGCGCTTCGAGCGCACGGTGCGCGGCGTCAAGGAAGTCGCCAATATCGACATGAGCCTGATCGGCTCGGCCGATGCACGCTACATCGACCAGATGCAGAAGCGCCTTCACGACGTTTACGAAAAGCCGCCGCTGCTGAAGCGCAAGAATGGCGACCTCACCATCTTCGGCCCCCGCGCCATGCTGGAAGCCGTGTTCGAGGCCGGCCGTCGCGGCCTGACCATGCAGCGCTACAAGGGCCTTGGCGAGATGAATGCCGAGCAGCTTTGGGAGACCACGATGGACCCGAATGTCCGCTCGCTGCTGCAGGTCAAGGTCGCCGATGCCACCAGCGCCGACGGGCTGTTCTCCCGCCTGATGGGCGACGAGGTGGAACCGCGCCGCGACTTCATCCAGGACAACGCGCTTTCGGTCGCAAACCTCGATATCTGA
- a CDS encoding phosphoribosylanthranilate isomerase → MKRPDIKICGISRTETLDHVIRRGASHVGFIFFEKSPRHVEPDVAADLIAHVRGRAKTVAVTVNADNDLLEEIVYAARPDMLQLHGHESAERVVTVKALFGLPVIKALSVRSEADLAMIEEYRGVADRMLLDAKPPAGADLPGGNGVTFDWRLLEAMDPTIPYFLSGGLNSENVAEALAVTGAPGLDMSSGVESAPGIKDPARIDAFFDAVEAALSLKTA, encoded by the coding sequence ATGAAACGGCCAGACATCAAGATTTGCGGCATTTCGCGCACCGAGACCCTCGACCACGTCATCCGGCGCGGCGCGAGCCATGTGGGCTTCATCTTCTTCGAGAAGAGCCCGCGCCATGTCGAGCCTGATGTCGCCGCCGACCTGATCGCCCATGTCCGCGGCCGGGCAAAGACGGTGGCCGTCACCGTGAATGCCGATAACGACCTGCTTGAGGAAATCGTCTACGCGGCGCGCCCCGACATGCTGCAGCTCCATGGCCATGAAAGCGCCGAGCGGGTGGTGACGGTCAAGGCGCTGTTCGGCCTTCCGGTGATCAAGGCGCTTTCGGTGCGCAGCGAAGCCGACCTTGCCATGATCGAGGAATATCGCGGTGTCGCCGATCGAATGCTGCTCGATGCCAAGCCGCCGGCCGGTGCCGACCTTCCCGGCGGAAACGGCGTTACCTTTGATTGGCGCTTGCTTGAAGCCATGGACCCGACTATCCCTTATTTCCTGTCCGGCGGGCTGAATTCCGAAAATGTCGCCGAGGCGCTTGCCGTCACGGGTGCGCCAGGGCTCGACATGTCGTCTGGCGTCGAAAGCGCGCCCGGCATCAAGGACCCCGCCCGGATCGATGCCTTTTTTGATGCTGTCGAAGCGGCTCTGTCGCTGAAGACGGCCTGA
- a CDS encoding DUF2852 domain-containing protein, whose protein sequence is MNETALLRPAWTPLTIALMVVGFIVFWPLGLVMLAYIIWGDRLNMNRSEWKRSAGRAFGSCRRSMKDSMRQADDRMSSTGNAAFDEWRRSEMQRIDEERRKLDEMRAEFDRYTDELRKARDREEFDRFMRERNNTGFGGTPAPEA, encoded by the coding sequence ATGAACGAGACCGCATTGCTGCGTCCGGCGTGGACGCCACTTACGATCGCGCTGATGGTCGTCGGGTTTATCGTTTTCTGGCCGCTCGGGCTGGTCATGCTCGCCTACATCATCTGGGGCGATCGGCTGAACATGAACCGCAGCGAATGGAAGCGTTCCGCGGGCCGTGCGTTCGGCTCCTGCCGCCGCAGCATGAAGGATAGCATGCGACAGGCCGACGATCGTATGTCGTCGACCGGCAACGCCGCCTTCGATGAGTGGCGTCGCAGCGAGATGCAGCGCATCGACGAAGAGCGGCGCAAGCTCGACGAGATGCGTGCTGAATTCGACCGCTACACGGACGAGCTCAGGAAGGCGCGCGACCGTGAGGAATTCGACCGCTTCATGCGGGAGCGCAACAACACCGGCTTCGGCGGCACCCCTGCGCCGGAAGCATAA
- the accD gene encoding acetyl-CoA carboxylase, carboxyltransferase subunit beta, with translation MNWITNYVRPRINSMFGRREVPENLWIKCPETGAMVFHTDLEENKWVIPSSGFHMKMPARARLADLFDGGVYEDLPQPKVAQDPLKFRDSKKYADRLKENRAKTDQEDTIIAGIGELQGLKLVGVVHEFKFLGGSLGMAAGEAIIQAFDRALAEKCPLVIFPASGGARMQEGILSLMQMPRVTVMVEMMREASLPYIVVLTNPTTGGVSASYAMLGDLHIAEPGAEIGFAGRRVIEQTIREQLPDGFQTAEYLLDHGMVDMVVKRHDIPATLARVLKIMTGVPGTAASALLEPPHHPVPAEAGAEVPAAP, from the coding sequence GTGAACTGGATTACAAATTACGTTCGGCCGCGGATCAATTCCATGTTCGGCCGCCGTGAGGTTCCCGAGAATTTGTGGATCAAGTGCCCCGAGACAGGGGCCATGGTGTTTCACACGGACCTCGAGGAAAACAAGTGGGTCATCCCCTCCTCCGGCTTCCATATGAAGATGCCGGCGCGCGCGCGGCTTGCCGATCTCTTCGATGGCGGCGTCTACGAGGACCTGCCGCAGCCGAAGGTGGCGCAGGACCCGCTGAAGTTCCGCGATTCCAAGAAATATGCCGACCGTCTGAAGGAAAATCGGGCGAAGACCGACCAGGAAGACACGATCATCGCCGGCATCGGCGAATTGCAGGGTCTGAAACTCGTCGGCGTCGTCCATGAGTTCAAGTTTCTCGGTGGTTCGCTGGGCATGGCTGCCGGCGAGGCGATCATCCAGGCCTTCGACCGTGCGCTTGCCGAAAAATGCCCTCTGGTGATCTTCCCGGCATCGGGCGGCGCGCGCATGCAAGAAGGCATCCTGTCGCTGATGCAGATGCCGCGCGTGACCGTGATGGTGGAAATGATGCGCGAGGCGAGCCTGCCCTATATCGTCGTGCTCACCAATCCGACAACGGGCGGCGTTTCCGCTTCCTACGCGATGCTGGGTGATCTGCACATTGCCGAACCCGGCGCGGAGATCGGCTTTGCCGGCCGCCGTGTCATCGAGCAGACGATCCGCGAACAGCTTCCGGACGGCTTCCAGACGGCGGAATATCTCCTCGACCACGGCATGGTCGACATGGTGGTCAAGCGTCACGATATCCCCGCCACGCTGGCGCGGGTGCTGAAGATCATGACCGGCGTGCCCGGCACGGCCGCCAGCGCACTGCTTGAGCCGCCGCATCACCCGGTCCCGGCGGAAGCGGGCGCCGAAGTGCCCGCCGCCCCCTGA
- the trpB gene encoding tryptophan synthase subunit beta, with product MNETPKPNSFRSGPDDSGLFGIFGGRFVAETLMPLILDLEAEWEKAKNDPAFQAELKSLGKHYIGRPSPIYYAERLSEHLGGAKIYFKREELNHTGSHKINNCIGQILLAKRMGKTRIIAETGAGQHGVASATVAARFGLPCVVYMGATDVERQAPNVFRMKLLGAEVKPVTAGHGTLKDAMNEALRDWVTNVEDTYYLIGTAAGPHPYPEMVRDFQSVIGTEAREQILEAEGRLPDLVIAAVGGGSNAIGIFHPFLDDADVKIVGVEAGGRGLNGEEHCASLTAGSPGVLHGNRTYLLQNEDGQIKEGHSISAGLDYPGIGPEHSWLNDIGRVDYVPILDDEALEAFQLMTRLEGIIPALEASHAIAEIVKRAPQMGKDEIILANLSGRGDKDVHTVGKLLGMEM from the coding sequence GTGAACGAGACGCCGAAACCGAATTCCTTCCGATCCGGACCTGACGACAGCGGCCTCTTCGGCATTTTCGGCGGCCGCTTCGTCGCCGAAACGCTGATGCCGCTCATCCTCGACCTTGAGGCCGAATGGGAAAAGGCGAAGAACGATCCGGCCTTCCAGGCGGAGCTCAAATCGCTCGGCAAGCACTATATCGGCCGGCCGAGCCCGATCTATTACGCCGAGCGGCTTTCCGAGCATCTCGGCGGCGCCAAGATCTATTTCAAGCGCGAGGAGCTGAACCACACCGGCTCGCACAAGATCAACAACTGCATCGGCCAGATCCTGCTCGCCAAGCGCATGGGCAAGACCCGGATCATTGCCGAGACCGGTGCCGGCCAGCACGGCGTGGCGTCTGCCACCGTCGCCGCCCGCTTCGGCCTGCCCTGCGTCGTCTACATGGGCGCCACCGATGTCGAGCGCCAGGCGCCGAACGTGTTCCGCATGAAGCTGCTTGGTGCAGAGGTGAAGCCTGTGACGGCCGGCCACGGCACGCTGAAGGACGCGATGAACGAGGCGTTGCGCGACTGGGTCACCAATGTCGAGGACACCTATTACCTGATCGGCACGGCCGCCGGCCCGCATCCCTATCCGGAAATGGTGCGCGACTTCCAGTCGGTGATCGGCACGGAAGCCCGCGAACAGATCCTCGAGGCCGAAGGCCGGCTGCCGGATCTCGTCATCGCTGCCGTGGGCGGCGGTTCGAACGCGATCGGCATCTTCCATCCCTTCCTCGATGACGCCGATGTCAAGATCGTCGGTGTCGAGGCCGGCGGGCGCGGGCTCAATGGCGAGGAACACTGCGCCTCGCTGACGGCCGGCTCGCCTGGCGTGCTGCATGGCAACCGCACCTATCTGCTGCAGAACGAGGACGGCCAGATCAAGGAAGGTCACTCGATTTCGGCCGGCCTCGACTATCCGGGCATCGGCCCGGAGCACTCCTGGCTCAACGATATCGGTCGCGTCGACTATGTGCCGATCCTCGACGACGAGGCGCTGGAGGCATTCCAGCTGATGACGAGGCTCGAAGGCATCATTCCGGCGCTTGAGGCAAGCCACGCGATCGCCGAAATCGTCAAGCGCGCGCCGCAGATGGGCAAGGACGAGATCATCCTCGCCAATCTTTCCGGCCGCGGCGACAAGGACGTGCATACCGTGGGCAAGCTTCTCGGCATGGAGATGTAA